TTCTTATCTTGGATGTAAACACTGTGACGTTACACATGCTGCCTGAGACCCCCACCTCCCTCATTGTTCTCTCTcgtgtgtctgctgtttgcttctgtttttcagCATTGTGATTCACAGTGTTTGTCGGTCCCTTCAGTCTGCCTGCTCTAGGAATCCCCTTTTCCTCTTGTCgtctcctctcatctcctccttGCAGGCCAGAGAAGCTCCTCAGCCAGTCAGGTATGAGGACAGCAGGCTCACTAGAGTCAGGAGGCTGAAGGCAGGAAGTGGGAGATTTCCTGGAATGTGCGTTTTTCCCCACAGTGGTGCAATAACAGGGCGAGCGGCGCTCCTCCTGTTTTTGTCCCCTTTCTGTCTGTACTGTTAGCTCCCTGTTCTGACATGGTGGAACAGGGAGAAGAGCATACTTAACTTGATATTAATAGGAACCCATTATAAAAAAAGTGCTGTGCCCTTGTCATGGGCTTTCCTAAGTATAATTACATCAGTAGTCTTCCAAGAGAAAGGAACACTTGGTATGAAGTTTGGCCGATATTACAGTGCAAGAATACTATTTGCAATATTTTACAGCCTTTCAAACATTGCAGTAGAAGATGCCATTCACCTCTGTCACAGTCTCTTTAACTGTCACTTGGATGCTACAGGAGATCTGAGACAGAGATATAGTTGCATGTTGTTGTATTTAACTTTAGAATTTCCATTTTATACTTCTACCCCACTACATGTCAGAGGAATGTTTCCACTGCCTTTATCGGACAGCTGCTGTGCTATAGTTGGTAGTTCCTTTACTGATTATAAAGATACAGATGCAGGAACTTGGTCTAATTTCATGTAGGAAACCCTGTTAACACCCCACGTCATGTTACGTAATGCTCAGCATGCATAGATTTGATGAGGCTAGCAGTTTGATTTGCCAGGCAAGAAATAGTTCTCCACATAACCCTGTAAAAACTATGACttcttgtttttacactttggtttttgatCTATAGAGGGGCTGGTAGGTGGATtgtgttacctttggacagagccaagctagctgtttccctgtttccGGCCTTTatgataagctaagctaactgcctgCTAGCTCGAGAAAGAGGTATCAAccttctcatctaacttttgACAAGAAAAGGAATAGTGTATTTCCCCACATGTCAAACTTTTTCTGTAACTTGCCCTTAAAGGACTCGAGACTTCACTTGGCTTTGGACCAAAATACCTAAAAACAGCTTTGACATTTACTGAAATTTAGCCTCCTATAACAGGCCCGAGAGTCTTTTCTGATGCATCCCGTAAGGATCATAATACTGGTGTACTTTCATAAACCTGGACTCCAGTGAAAcagaacaaatttcacatttTGCTCTGTAGTTGAAAAACGTGCATCTGCTCATCCATCACACTGAGCAGCAGCTGTTGTATTTGTCGAATGTCTTGTTTGCGCTGAGATATGACATCACGCGCACTGTGAGACCAACACCACAATCCCCCCGGGGCTGAGCTGGAGGTCGTGTGGGGTCGCAACCTTCCCACTGCCCCTCTGGGCTTCCCAGAGCTCCAGAGACCACAGTGGACACCGGGGCAGCTCGGCCTGGGAACTGGAGCCCGGCCAGATATGCAGCCTGCGGGTCACCGAGAAGAAAACCTGATAAAACATATGATTACCACACACAGAGGGGCGCTGATAGAGACGTACAGTGGGCTTCCCTGGCCCTTTGGTGCCCCTAAGCAACCTTGTGAGTGTGGGTGCATCTATGAGTGCTTGACAGCGTGGTGTGTGACAGTCAGTGACGCTCAGTGTGACGTTGGGGTTACGTGTCAGTGTTATGGGAGCCAGTAGAGTGGGCAGGCATatcacgtacacacacacacacacacacacacacacacacacacacacacacacacagtagtgaAAAGGGGCCACAGCAGGTCTTGCCATCTCTCCCACTGAGCCTGATGACAATAAGCCTCATAACAATCCCACTGTCTCCTGACTCTGGATCACTAAGTTATTTAATCAGCCGACTAAATGGCTCAATCGTATGAACCGCTGCTTGCTCACATTTGATATATGTTTGCGATACAACTGTGTACAAAAGACCCCTCACAAAGTCGACACTTGATTCATATCTTCCCGTTTATTCACACAAGTGGGCTGTTTGAGTACGTGTGCAGGCCCATTCACAGTGGAACAGTGTGGCCATTCTCACACTCAGCCTATTCTCCTCTCCCGTCTCTGACAATGCACAGTACTGGTGACGGCATCTACAGCCTTCCTTGTATTGTCCCACGCATGGCAGCTGATCACACAAGAAAGTTACTCACTGCATGCACTCACATGGAATTTGTATGTTAATATACATTACAGTCATCGCCACCGACGTGTACAGGTAAATTAACACATTAGTAAAGGTTAGTGTTGGGTGCTACTGCATATGTGacaaatttaatgtaacatgggGTGAAATATAAATGGTTATTTTATaggtgaactattcctttaaatgtatGTCTGCCTTTCAAGTGCCAGTATGCTTGCATCTATATACTGACAGACATATGACTTACAAACTCATAATAACTGGACAAGAGATTACCATGGTGAGAGGCGAAGGGGACAAGAGGAGCTTACtggaaaccacagaagaagaagtgaaGAGGGAGGTACTTTGAACTTGAACTTACAGATACACAGTTACATAGCAGGTTTGGAGACCTCATGTATTAAGTGTAATTTGATCGTTTTTTTACATTAACAACAGGTTACTGTGTGACAGGTTACACTTCTCAGACTTACTCAGCCACTGTAGCCCACTCCTCATCTCAGCTTGCggctacattagctgctacTAGCACGACACACCTGAATCTCCAATCAAATTCTCGGCACTTGCATTGCAGGTAATATATGTGCCAGGTTTTGACAAAGATATATGTAGCTCTGCAAGTCAGTTTTGATCCTCCTTCCTCTTAACTGTCTATCATGTGTGCAACAATGTTACAGGAGTGCAATGCTAAATCAATGGAGTGCTGTTTTAAAGGATGAAGTCACATTTCCATGCTGGTCATGAAGAGACCTTTCCTTAACATGCCTTCAAGTGATGTAGAAAATCCACTGGCTGagcaaaatgcattttacactTAAACTAAAAGTAAGTCTGACTCACCAGAAGTAGACTGTGGGTAAAAGACAGCTATTGGCCAGCTACTTAAGCCAGGATTCTCGTTCTCTTTCGACTATCTATGTGCTACATTTGCATGGGCACCATCACTGCATCCTGGCTTAGTGCTGCCCAAagtgattgtgattggtttagagcaggggtgtcaaacatatagCCTGTGAGCCAGAGCCAGCTCGCCGAGGGGTCCACTCCGGCCCACTAGATGACGagactaagaggtgccaggATTCAGGAGCAAGTCAGACATGTGTTGCCTATGTCATGTAAaattctgcttcagaggctttcccaccctgaccagaatacagctctctgatGTAACAATGATACttactgtgaccatgtttaaagatactgaacattgtgcaaaatattgtcaatcagcagcttcagtttaaAACAATCTGCATCAGGAAATGTACTgataaatgcacatgtagtGACAGTTAGAAGTCggctgactgaatgtggaaaactgagacatactggTGAATCTGCACTTATTGATGAGACTCATAGGTTATTGGTAAACTTTTATTGGTCCAGCTCATTTAAGATCAAATTGgtctgtatgtggcccatgaactaaaatgagtttgacatccCTGGTTAAGAGAAATACAAACATCCcgagcgtttttttttttttttttttttactatactAGAATGATAATTGGGGTCTCTAGACCTTTGTCTAGGGCTGATACAGCACTATGGAGATAGGTCTGGTTATGTAAGACTAAgctaaagctaatgttagctttcaGTAATTTCAGTTTGTCACATAAAGAGGGTGTCTTCCAAAGTTATGGCCTTTTCATAGTGATACCCCCTTCATGTGTTACATCCACTCGACTTAACAGTCTCTGAGAAACGAAAAAGAAACGTTGCACTAAAAATACAGACTTTAGACTTGAACACACTGACTTGATTATTTTAATTCTGACTACTAAAGCAATTATTTGCTTCAGCAACATTTTAGaattttacttttctttacacacaaaacacacaagacaGAAAATATCTAAGACATCAATATTCTTTTCTATGTAACCACAACTTCCATGTTTTTTTACTCATTGTAACAAGCtaaagggaaaaataaaaattaccTATTAAAAATGCTACAAACACAAACTTAAGactgtactgtatactgtagCCTACATACAGCCTAAGGATTTATGTTTATGGGGTAATATAAACCAGTTTAAACGCGTGATAAAACTCTTTCATGACTGCTGTGAATTTCACAGGAATGAGATTTATGATTGTGTATTAGCGTATTGCGCAAACAGAAATCACATCCCTACGTCTGAGCGCGCACATTGTTGTCAGTGTGATGAAAGTCGGACaaaaaggaaagaggaggagtTTAAACGGGACTGTTGTGAGTGCAAGGAGGGAGGAGTTTGGTCATTCAGTAGAAGAGGGGAGagcctgctgacagacagaggaggaggatttGGAGTTTGGAGTTGAGCGGACGAAAAGTGTGTGAAGTGAAGGACAAGAAATTTTTTAGCGTGGATCtgggatttgattttttttgtaaggGAACTCTTCTTCTACTTTCCTTGTTGGATTATTCCCGAGCTCTGATGCTGTCCCCGGATCATGAAAGAAACGATCACCATGAAATTCGCCTGGAAAAGTAAAATGGtaaagagcaaaaacaaaacaaaaaaactctcATGCTTTTCCATCCTGTGCTCTGTTGTTGAGTTTGTGGTTttgaagaggaggggggaggttAAAGAGGGAAAGGGGGGAGAAAGAAGGGGGGCGTTTGTAGGCTTGGGAAAGTAGCGGAtaaaggggagaggaggaggaggaggaggggagcagCGGGGGGAACAGTTGAACATtgagttttaattgtttttactaGGCTTTAAATCCAGTTTAACCTACATTGCTGGTGCGTAAAGATGTCGCGCAAAGTTTGGACACGCATGGAAGGGGGGGATGAAATAGAAAAATCCCCTGCCGACTCCGCCAGAATATGAACTCGATCCGTTAGCACTCCCCTCCCTGATGGTGGATATGAAAACTTTTGTCTGGGGGCCCGCAGCGTAACAGAGAGGGAACAATTGGCGAGGCCCCGGGGCCATCACACTGTCTCTCCACGGGTCACAGCTGCGTCCAGTCGAGGAAAACACAAAAGCCTACAGATCAGCGCCAAAGATTTAACACAACTGTTGTTGTTGGTATCTTGGGAGTATTGTTTCACACACAGCTGATAGGCTGATAGGCATATTAGCACTATTTGAGCTGAGATAGCGCACTATTTGCTTTCCTAAGTGTCCTCTCCATGCACTTTTTGAGCATCTTCTCGGGGGAGGATCCAAGTTAGTGCAGAGAGTAAACAACCCATCTCCTGTTTACATCCTACCCAGGGTCATTTGATATACTGTGCTCTCTGTGCGATATCTGCAGTGTGATGCTTCTGGCCTGTATTCTCTGTGAATAgaaacatcacagtgacagacTGTTTTGGTTCCATTTTTCATGCAAGCTCGTGGAGCTTTGGCTCACAATAAGCCCCCAAACTTGGTGCACAAAGCGAGGCAGAGCCTTTTTTAAAACCCTGCTCTGAAAAACATCTCCAGTTCTGTGGCTGACAAAAAGCAGGCTGTGTGTGCAGACTGTGAACTCAGCAGCCCGGGCCGGCCAGCACAGAGACCTCCTGCTATTGTTTTGGGAGTGTGTGGACTGCATGACTCATGCACTGATGTATTTATCTGTCCCTGCGCCAGCCATCCAGCcggcagccagcagcagctaaagagagagggagagagatataCATGCACTTAGTGGGTTGCTGACCTTAAGACGAGATGCTGAACAGGGTAGGAGACAGGCATGTAGACATATTTCAGACAAATGCAATTTGTGACATGCAATAACACAGACATGCTGACTGGTTTCATCTGCCAGAGCCACTTATAATCCttcactcctcctctccctttctccctttgtgttttttggtttcttttcattttgGCATCACATGTTTCTGTTCAAACCCAAACACGGCCCAGTCGTGGCAGAGCGCCACCGGCCTCCAGGACCGTCTATTGAGCCTGTTAATGGCGACTTTGACCCCTGACCTTTTTCCTGGCAGCTCCTCTGTTTGGGGAGTAGTGTGGACTTTGCCACTGAGCTGTGTAAATGAAAGTGGGGACAAGTGAGAGTGATCTTGGCCGCTGcagcccgtgtgtgtgtgtgtgtgtgtgtgtgtgtgtgtgtgtgtatgtgtgtgtgagtgagtgaagaCTTGGCCATAATACTGCATGCGTGGTGTTTATATTTGGCCAGTCTCTCTCTTTcgctgtctctgcctctgtttttgtctctgtctccataTGTTGATGTCTCAGCACATCTTGGGATGTGTTTGCGCTCACTCTCTCTGAGCAGGAGTTTTGTATTTTGATTCTACTTGATTCTACTCTGCTCCCTCTGTTTGTTTCTGCGCTCTactgtttgtcattgatttaCAACCAGAGGCATACATATGGAACAAGATGAGCACAAATCTAGTTTGTGCTCTCATTTGTAATCAAGCTCTCTTGGGTTGTATAATTAGGCAGACAAAGACATATCATCTTGTCTTGTTTTACTATGTAGGGGTTTGTCTGGGAGGTTTCTTCCATTCTGGCTCTTATCACAAACTTTCTGAGCTGCAGTAAAGCCGTCCAGCTCTGACTTCACCTCGGAGAGAAGGGGACACGGTGAAAGAGATGGATAGGGAATAAAAGAGGGAgtaaagacagggagggaggccTGGCAGGCTGCAGATGTGGGGGTTGGGGAGTTGGTCATTCTTGATGTTTTACTGCACATAAGTCCTTCTTTTACTAGTTTGTTTAAGTGCTGTGGTTGTGGTTCTGTATTTTTTCTGGTGTTTCCTTCTGCTTTTCTCAAAGATGTTTCCAAAAACGTCAGTTCCTATTTTGTTCAACTATTGAAATCACACTTGGAAATAACCTCTGCAGCCTGCGGTTGTTTACAggaaattagattttttatCCTAAACCTATCCTCTCCTGTCTTCTGGAGGTTTCTAACATTTTCCCTCTCCTTTGCAGAGCTCAGTGCAGGACTGGGGGGAGGAAGTCGAGGAAGGAGCCATCTACAACGTGACACTGAAGAGGGTTCAGATTCAGCAGGCCGCCAACAAGGGAGCAAGATGGCTAGGGGTGAGTGGGCCGGTCTGAtgtctcacagtgtgacagaaTCGCAGCTGACGAAGCTTTTTCAAAGACGAGTTGAGCTCCAAAACCCTCAGCGAAACAGATTCTACAAATGAAAACCTGATGCTGCTTTTTCCACTCTCTTAACCTGTTGCGGTGCAAAATGCTGATTTTTAGTGGAATAGTCTCTGCTGTGGAATTCACCCTGTGTTGATGGTTTCAGAAAAGTAATCTTGTTAGTTGTGTGCAGACTGCTGAtcacaaaaacagaataatCTCCATTGTTTGAAACTGACCGTGTCTTTCAATAGCAGGGCGTCTCTCCACATTGTGCTCCACCGGGgctgttgtttttacatttgagCTATAAATCTCCCAATTTAGACAACACCTTTTTAGCTGCCTGCTGAAAATCAACAGTTTTGCCAGACCTGGACTGTTTAGCCAAAGCATGTGATTTCCTGACTTTCCCGGCTGCCAACAAAACTGCTCGCTCCCCTGTACAGCAGTGTTTTATAAAATGCTGGTATGACAAAAAAAGTTGGGGGTATTAAAGGCTTTTCCTTGAGTTGAGCATTTTTTCAGTGCACATGAGGCATTGCTGTTCCCTCCTCTGTGCTGTTTATATCAGCATAATAAGAtgttatacagtatattattaTACTGCACAGAAGGGCCAATTAGGGCATTGTCCCCAGTTCCTCTTGTGTGTTTTCTCAGCAGCAACTAAATGCATGAACCAAGCATAGCAAAAATTACAGATGTGTGGtctttgtttacaagaaaaaatcAGGATCTGgtgttgttggtttgtttgtctcacagttgtctctttgtgctTGACAGGGGGGATGGGGGGTTGgcataaaaaagaagaaatagatAACAGCTCTGAGACTTTAAGTCCGCATTGATATATTGACAACAGCATGAGCTGCCAACTGTATTTGAGCTAATTAAAACAGCATGGGTACTTTATACAGTGCTGTCTATTGAGTGGAGTAGAATGGGGAGCGATTCCTATTGAGGCATCAGTATATTCACTATAAACAGTCAATTGTCAGTGAACAACAGCAATTACTGTACAATCAGGGGGATTGTATACTGATGTATTGTGTGTAGAAGCAAATTATGTGCATTTCTAGTTGAGTTTGAATTGTAAAATCGATGCCTGCGTGTGTGAGTGCACAGCGGGTCACCTCGCAGAGATAGATAATGGTATTTCTCAGTGTTCTGAGTTGTTATTAGAGGGGAGTGGTGGGAGAAGTTGGCCGTGTtgctgtcctcctctctgtctggaGGGACGGCGGAGGAGGGGCCTGCTGTGATTAAAAGCAGATTGGAGCGTTTCCTGTTGTAGCGTGCTAACTTCACcaaggtctctttctctccatgtcTGTGCCACCTCCTCTCCTACGCTCTCCCTGCCTGTTTTTGCAACCAAGCAGTCTATTTCCCCACAGACACAATAGTCGGACACATCTGGAGAAATCAGAATTAAATATAGGTTTTGATTGTCCTTCCCTACTGTATCTTTGTCTACTAATGAGTCCTgtaatttcacattttaaagctGAACTATCCAAATTGTAAGATTTAATGAAAGTATTTTATGTTCTGTGTGATGAGATGACAACAAAGACAGCTTGACACATCAAAAATCTGTGATGCATTCAAAGCCAAACAAAGCAGAGCAAAGCTTTGGAATCGTCTCAGTTCAGCTCACACTGGTTTAACAATGTGCTGTGTATGTGCTTGTGTTTAGGCGGAAGGCGATCGTCTACCTCCCGGCCACACAGTGAGCCAGCTGGAGACATGCAAAATCCGAAGTATCCGCGCTGGAACACTGGAGCGTCTGGTGGAGACGTTATTGACAGCGTTCGGAGACAACGACCTCACCTACACCTCCATCTTCCTGTCCACCTACAGAGCCTTCACCAGCACACAGACTGTACTGCAGCTACTGCTAGACAGGTAGGCCTGGAGTGAAGTGTTGCATAAAGTCAAAATAATGCACTGACTGTACGTTTTAGTGGTTCTGAATATGCTCACTCGTTATTTCCTGTTGCAGGTACGGAAGTGTGGAAGAAAATGAGCAAGACACAGGCAGATGCAAAGGCTCTGAAAGCAATGGAGCCATCAGAAGGTGAGATACGTTTTAATAAATGTCACTACCAGTTCCATGTGGTCAGCTTTAAACAATTTTTGTTACTTTCAGCAGTATAGCTGACTCATCACACCTGTCCTCCTATCGTTGCCAGCTCTCTTAACGCTCTTAAATCTTTCCCTGCTGCCTCCACAGTGCCTTGGCCTCTATCCTGCGTGCCTGGCTGGACCAGTGTCCTGAAGATTTCCAGGAGCCGCCTGACTACCCCTGTCTCCACAGGCTGATGGACTACCTGCGCAAAGCCCTGCCAGGCTCAGAGACTCTTAGACGGGCAGAGAGTCTGCTGGAGCAGCTGCAGAGTCAGGCTGGCATGGACGACACTGATGGTAACTAGCAAAACGTCTCTTAAAACTCTTTGCACAGCATATACATAGTTCATTGTTCTGTACAGTGCTATGTATTTTTATCCTAAGTGTCAAATTTCCTGCTTTCAGCTGGTTTCCACGGCAACAGTTCTTTCTGCCtgggggaagaggaggaagtggagatcGAGGTCCAGGAGGACTTCCTGTCGTTTGAGGCCGACCTGGTGGCGGAGCAGCTGACCTACATGGATGCAGTAAGTGGAGGGAAATGAGATGGAAACGGGTGGGTTTGGCAGTGTGCGTGTTGTGAAGCAGGGAAAGGTGACGCAGGTTACATCCCTGTGATGTTTCTTCAGTTTCGTCATGCTAACATCAGCCTCTTCTTCTGCTCTAGCTGCTGTTCAAAAAGGTTGTACCCCACCACTGCCTGGGCTCTATCTGGTCTCAGAGGGATAAGAAACACAACAAGCACAGCGCCCCCACCATTCGTGCAACCATCACGCAGTTTAATGCTGTGGCGGCCTGTGTGGTCAGCACAGtgctgaaacacagacagatcAGGCCACATGTGAGAGCGCGGGTCATCCAGCGCTGGATAGACATCGCTCAGGTcggcagaaacacacacacacacacacacacacacacattcatctaTACACCTACCATGAATATGAGCCATGTTCTGACTGTCTTCATGTTAACTGTCTCGTAACAGGAGTGTCGAATACGCAAAAACTTCTCATCTCTACGAGCCATTGTATCTGCACTGCAGTCCAACCCTTTGTACAGGCTGAAAAGGGCATGGGCCTGTGTGCACAAGTAAGTCTCGATAGATGAATTAGCCTTTTGGCAGAATTCAACAGCATCTCTGAGATGTTTATTTTGCACATATATTTCATCTGATGTGTCCACCTAACCTGAATCTGTTCTTCACACAGAGACAGCATGCAGACATTTGAGGAACTATCGGACATTTTCTCCGATCACAACAACTACCTGACCAGCAGAGAGCTCCTCATGAGGGTGAGTGCTTCCTGAAATATTAATGAATCGTCTGAGGAATCTGTGATATTTTAAATTAGTAAATTAAGCACCCTCTGAAAAAACTCAAGTTTTAAAGTGCGTAGATGTAACTCTGACAAAAGTGAGACTTCATCTTGAAACCCTAAAAACATTCCCTCACTCACTGCTGAGAATCTGAAGGACTGAAGCTGCATTTGTTCTGTTTGCACTACAGGAAGGCACTTCAAAGTTTGCCAGTCTGGAGAGCTGTGCCAAGGAGCACCAGAAACGCACCCACAAGAGACTCCAGCTGCAGAAGGAAATggtgagacaaagacagactAAGAGCCCCTGTAACAAACGCCAGACAAATGGATGTTTTTCTCAAAAAAGAGCTAAAAGCGAGCtttataatttaaaacaacacattcCTCTCAAGCACTGCACTGTAAAGTGATTTCTAGCCTCTACACTATGATGAAGCCAGATGCTTAGCTTTGTTTACTCAGCGCACCAAGAGCTGTACTTACATTAAGCCTGTGTTGTATTTTAGAAAACCCACCATGGCATCTGTAAATCATAAGGAGCATGGTGTAAATTACAGCTTTATCGTAGCATCCTTAAAGAATTTATTTAAATCTTCTCCACAGGGAGCCATGCAAGGAACGATACCGTACTTGGGGACCTTTCTAACCGACCTAACCATGCTGGATACGGCCCTTCCCGACCTAGTAGAGGTAAGAAAAAATCCATAACCACctgctgaatgtgtgtgtttcgaTATTTGAGAGCATGTGTCCGCGAGTTTACACAGCTCTGCAGATCTGAGAGTCTGTCTGTGTTACCGCTGTCAGAAACTGGGGTGTAAGTTTCCATGAGTGCGTGAGGAATTTTGTCGCTCCATTTTTGGAGTGGTCTGACAGCATGCTCTTTGTGTCCTCCGCAGGGTGGTCTGAACAACTTTGAGAAGAGACGCAGGGTGAGTGTAGCTGCAAGCCGCCTCCTTTGACATGATTACACCATGTGATGAGCTCTGACATGTGCCACACATTCAAAGTAAATCTGATCTAATGTTGGTggctttctctccatctctgcagGAGTTTGAGGTGATCGCTCAGATCAAGCTGCTCCAGTCGGCCTGCAACAGCTACTGTCTGACTCCAGAGCCGTCTTTCCTCCGCTGGTTTAAGAGCCAGCTTCAGCTCAGCGAGGAGGAAAGGTACTGCTGCTTTACCCTGAATACCTTCGTCATTGATTGCACCGTTATCCATTAGATAACAAGTAAATTAGTGCATGAGGTCATGGTCTGTTGGACCTAttgttcacaaacacacaatagaAGCTTCTTTCTGTCCTTTCTCCTCGCCTCTCCCTGCTGTTCTCATGATGTGCCTTCACTCCCTACTGATCTATTGTACCCTCTCCTTCCCCTTGTCTTCTGTGACTCTTTCCCTTTCTTGTATTCACAATTCATGGCTATGTTTTATGATGTCTAAGGTTTATTATCAATGTTCTCTCTTGCAGCTACGCCTTGTCCTGTGAGATTGAAGGTCTGGGTGACAGCAGTCCAACCTCACCCAAGCCTCGAAAAAGCATGGTGAAGAGACTCAGCCTGTAAGTGCAACCACAAAATACAATAATTAACCAAATGAAGGAGGTCTAGTTTTAAATCTGTGTTAGAATACCTGAAGCAAAAATCGTCA
This sequence is a window from Epinephelus lanceolatus isolate andai-2023 chromosome 6, ASM4190304v1, whole genome shotgun sequence. Protein-coding genes within it:
- the rgl1 gene encoding ral guanine nucleotide dissociation stimulator-like 1 isoform X1; the encoded protein is MISQYPLATLLPWPTSPSYHCPDLDCSLLLEGEGGVALQRYQPRSPESSPRHWSSVQDWGEEVEEGAIYNVTLKRVQIQQAANKGARWLGAEGDRLPPGHTVSQLETCKIRSIRAGTLERLVETLLTAFGDNDLTYTSIFLSTYRAFTSTQTVLQLLLDRYGSVEENEQDTGRCKGSESNGAIRSALASILRAWLDQCPEDFQEPPDYPCLHRLMDYLRKALPGSETLRRAESLLEQLQSQAGMDDTDAGFHGNSSFCLGEEEEVEIEVQEDFLSFEADLVAEQLTYMDALLFKKVVPHHCLGSIWSQRDKKHNKHSAPTIRATITQFNAVAACVVSTVLKHRQIRPHVRARVIQRWIDIAQECRIRKNFSSLRAIVSALQSNPLYRLKRAWACVHKDSMQTFEELSDIFSDHNNYLTSRELLMREGTSKFASLESCAKEHQKRTHKRLQLQKEMGAMQGTIPYLGTFLTDLTMLDTALPDLVEGGLNNFEKRRREFEVIAQIKLLQSACNSYCLTPEPSFLRWFKSQLQLSEEESYALSCEIEGLGDSSPTSPKPRKSMVKRLSLLFLGPDSNSASSPVRETPRSPPTGSSGESMDSVSVSSSDSSSPSDNEGLTPTHTSDSQHNKLSESSSCNSLHSMDTSSSTASVTMTPASPSLPGPPCTHRRSVSLTPLSPCSPSQTPAYNTQAQDACIIRVSLEDGNGNLYKSILLTNQDKTPAVISRAMAKHNLEVEPEEGYELVQVISEDRELVIPDNANVFYAMNTSANFDFLLRVRGSAGRPVQLRSRCSSTLPRAQHRSSLSLRLSKVTL
- the rgl1 gene encoding ral guanine nucleotide dissociation stimulator-like 1 isoform X2: MKETITMKFAWKSKMSSVQDWGEEVEEGAIYNVTLKRVQIQQAANKGARWLGAEGDRLPPGHTVSQLETCKIRSIRAGTLERLVETLLTAFGDNDLTYTSIFLSTYRAFTSTQTVLQLLLDRYGSVEENEQDTGRCKGSESNGAIRSALASILRAWLDQCPEDFQEPPDYPCLHRLMDYLRKALPGSETLRRAESLLEQLQSQAGMDDTDAGFHGNSSFCLGEEEEVEIEVQEDFLSFEADLVAEQLTYMDALLFKKVVPHHCLGSIWSQRDKKHNKHSAPTIRATITQFNAVAACVVSTVLKHRQIRPHVRARVIQRWIDIAQECRIRKNFSSLRAIVSALQSNPLYRLKRAWACVHKDSMQTFEELSDIFSDHNNYLTSRELLMREGTSKFASLESCAKEHQKRTHKRLQLQKEMGAMQGTIPYLGTFLTDLTMLDTALPDLVEGGLNNFEKRRREFEVIAQIKLLQSACNSYCLTPEPSFLRWFKSQLQLSEEESYALSCEIEGLGDSSPTSPKPRKSMVKRLSLLFLGPDSNSASSPVRETPRSPPTGSSGESMDSVSVSSSDSSSPSDNEGLTPTHTSDSQHNKLSESSSCNSLHSMDTSSSTASVTMTPASPSLPGPPCTHRRSVSLTPLSPCSPSQTPAYNTQAQDACIIRVSLEDGNGNLYKSILLTNQDKTPAVISRAMAKHNLEVEPEEGYELVQVISEDRELVIPDNANVFYAMNTSANFDFLLRVRGSAGRPVQLRSRCSSTLPRAQHRSSLSLRLSKVTL